Proteins found in one Haloferax litoreum genomic segment:
- a CDS encoding DUF2309 domain-containing protein yields MNTNEPIRDTIEQAATTVGSVWPLHSFVTANPLSGFEDDPFHEAVQQAERLFGGRGYPSADVFRAALETGQIDPETLRSELRAHGYEEDPKTLLARMETDEEPTSETDESSPHDAVDTVLTKWLAAFLDEEQATWSMPNRERGFYAAFRSVARYDASLPDQSAVTAFPDDPVEAIEQVVSTYPREQLPDLFEFHLGKLPGWTGFIKQRAASGGSWQATYPITLTEYLAVRLVLTDCFDVPLGPPTDASESTRTERSLQNDDGLPLPEVWLNAWEDTYRTQLVEAITEQRQSSSASEDGEKAVALEDGGRPDAQLVFCIDTRSEVIRRHVENVGAYETYGYAGFFGIPMRYEAYDSGVTIDACPPILDAQHYIAENPAEGCEPEHGRYETWATGTRAASNVLKSLKSNASTVFSFVESAGSGYGLALTARTLFPARVYDFLTATSKRVPSEPDFCEPALDHDPSAEGNLPRGLSTAEKVEYAATAFELMGWDEFARVVAFVGHASQTANNPFESSLDCGACAGNAGGPSARVLAAICNDDAVRSALRERGFDIPSDTVFVAGEHNTTTDEVTLFTASVPESHEADVEQLRSDLETAREGSTAERTESMDVSSPGPRETERRATDWAETRPEWGLAGNAGFVVGPRSLTQGLDLDGRSFLHSYDWRNDDSGEALAAIVGGPMVVTQWINMQYYFSTVDNAVYGSGSKITHNPVGNVGVYQGNGGDLMTGLPLQSVMAADDDPYHQPLRLSVVIHAPVERVTTILAENSDVAELLDNGWLSLTVVDPTQNGASFQYDGNLTWVADETTDAAEEPKRTEEPVVPPMAADD; encoded by the coding sequence ATGAACACTAACGAACCAATCCGCGACACCATCGAACAGGCTGCAACGACCGTCGGGTCGGTCTGGCCGCTTCACTCGTTCGTGACGGCGAACCCCCTCAGTGGCTTCGAAGACGACCCGTTCCACGAGGCCGTCCAACAGGCCGAACGCCTGTTCGGCGGTCGCGGCTACCCGAGTGCGGACGTGTTCCGCGCCGCGCTCGAAACGGGACAAATCGACCCCGAGACGCTTCGGAGCGAACTGCGTGCACACGGGTACGAGGAGGACCCAAAGACCCTTCTGGCGCGCATGGAGACCGACGAAGAGCCGACTTCCGAAACTGACGAGTCGAGTCCACACGACGCCGTGGACACGGTACTGACGAAGTGGCTCGCCGCCTTCCTCGACGAGGAACAGGCGACGTGGTCGATGCCGAACCGCGAACGTGGGTTCTACGCCGCATTCCGCTCTGTGGCGCGCTACGACGCGTCGCTCCCGGACCAGAGTGCGGTCACGGCCTTCCCGGACGACCCAGTCGAGGCAATCGAACAGGTCGTCTCGACGTACCCACGAGAGCAATTGCCCGACCTCTTCGAGTTCCACCTCGGGAAACTCCCGGGATGGACCGGGTTCATCAAACAACGGGCGGCCAGTGGCGGTTCCTGGCAAGCGACGTACCCCATCACGCTCACGGAGTATCTGGCGGTACGGTTAGTTCTCACCGACTGCTTCGATGTACCGCTCGGCCCGCCGACGGACGCATCAGAATCGACACGTACCGAACGGAGCCTGCAAAACGACGACGGCCTCCCGCTTCCGGAAGTCTGGTTGAACGCGTGGGAGGACACGTATCGCACGCAACTCGTCGAGGCGATAACCGAACAGCGCCAGTCGTCGTCAGCATCCGAAGACGGCGAGAAAGCGGTCGCTCTCGAAGATGGGGGGCGTCCGGACGCCCAACTCGTCTTTTGCATCGACACACGCTCGGAGGTCATCCGTAGGCACGTGGAGAACGTGGGTGCCTACGAGACCTACGGCTACGCGGGCTTCTTCGGCATTCCGATGCGCTACGAAGCTTACGACTCCGGGGTCACGATAGACGCATGCCCGCCCATTCTCGATGCACAACACTACATCGCAGAGAATCCGGCCGAGGGGTGTGAACCCGAACACGGACGCTACGAGACGTGGGCAACGGGCACCCGTGCTGCCTCGAACGTCCTCAAATCGCTCAAATCCAACGCCTCGACCGTGTTCAGTTTCGTCGAGAGTGCCGGGAGTGGCTACGGTCTGGCACTCACCGCACGGACGCTCTTCCCGGCGCGGGTGTACGACTTCCTCACCGCTACGTCGAAGCGGGTCCCCAGCGAGCCGGACTTCTGTGAACCAGCACTCGACCACGACCCGAGCGCCGAGGGTAACCTGCCACGCGGACTGTCCACTGCGGAGAAAGTCGAGTACGCCGCAACTGCGTTCGAACTGATGGGGTGGGACGAATTTGCCCGCGTCGTCGCGTTCGTCGGCCACGCCAGTCAGACGGCGAACAATCCGTTCGAGTCCAGCCTCGATTGCGGTGCTTGTGCCGGGAACGCCGGCGGCCCGAGCGCTCGCGTCCTCGCGGCCATCTGTAACGACGACGCGGTCAGGTCCGCACTCCGCGAACGCGGGTTCGACATTCCGTCGGACACCGTCTTCGTCGCCGGCGAACACAACACCACGACGGACGAAGTGACACTCTTTACGGCGTCTGTTCCGGAGAGCCACGAGGCCGACGTCGAACAACTTCGGTCTGACCTCGAAACTGCCCGTGAGGGCTCGACCGCAGAACGCACCGAGTCGATGGACGTGTCGTCGCCGGGGCCGCGCGAGACCGAACGCCGCGCCACAGACTGGGCCGAGACGCGGCCCGAGTGGGGACTGGCCGGCAACGCAGGCTTCGTCGTCGGTCCCCGGTCGCTCACACAGGGACTCGACCTCGACGGTCGTTCGTTCCTCCACTCGTACGACTGGCGGAACGACGACTCCGGCGAGGCACTGGCGGCCATCGTGGGCGGACCGATGGTCGTCACCCAGTGGATAAACATGCAGTATTACTTCTCGACTGTGGACAACGCAGTCTACGGCAGTGGGTCGAAGATTACCCACAACCCGGTCGGGAACGTCGGCGTCTATCAGGGGAACGGCGGCGACCTGATGACGGGCTTGCCGCTCCAGTCGGTCATGGCGGCCGACGACGACCCGTATCACCAACCGCTGCGCCTCTCGGTGGTGATTCACGCACCGGTCGAGCGTGTGACCACCATCCTCGCCGAGAATTCAGACGTGGCCGAATTGCTTGACAACGGCTGGCTCTCGCTGACCGTCGTCGACCCGACGCAAAACGGGGCATCGTTCCAGTACGACGGGAACCTGACGTGGGTCGCCGACGAGACGACCGATGCGGCCGAGGAACCGAAACGGACGGAAGAACCGGTCGTCCCACCGATGGCGGCCGACGACTGA
- a CDS encoding carbonic anhydrase translates to MANSVLEALMTGNEHYVEHLDSDHFEGVRDVQKPPVVSVGCADSRVPVGALWATDEAGKLFKSVNIANQAWTTIDGRLVVNDVVGYAVAELGVSDIVILGHTGCGGVTSAYESVVGDGSKDLPVAVEEAVSRLVPLVEEARELGLFDEETPTKDAVNRLVEYAVVRQVEFLTESDEVPETTDCWGFVYDFQHVYGDDDGAAYLVAANGDSDPDLVAEWVPDEFAGRVKSIR, encoded by the coding sequence ATGGCGAATTCGGTACTGGAAGCGCTCATGACCGGAAACGAACACTACGTCGAACACCTCGACTCGGACCACTTCGAGGGAGTCCGAGACGTGCAGAAACCGCCAGTCGTTTCCGTCGGGTGCGCAGATTCTCGCGTCCCGGTCGGGGCGCTCTGGGCGACCGATGAAGCAGGGAAACTCTTCAAATCGGTCAACATCGCCAATCAGGCGTGGACGACCATCGACGGCCGACTCGTCGTCAACGACGTCGTCGGCTATGCAGTCGCAGAACTCGGCGTCTCGGATATCGTTATCCTCGGACACACGGGGTGTGGCGGGGTCACGTCGGCTTACGAGTCCGTCGTCGGAGACGGGTCGAAAGACCTGCCAGTCGCCGTCGAGGAGGCAGTCTCGCGTCTCGTCCCACTGGTCGAAGAGGCACGCGAGTTAGGCCTCTTCGACGAAGAGACACCCACGAAAGACGCCGTCAACCGTCTGGTCGAGTACGCCGTCGTCCGGCAAGTCGAGTTCCTCACCGAGAGCGACGAGGTACCCGAAACCACCGACTGCTGGGGCTTCGTCTACGACTTCCAGCACGTCTACGGTGACGACGACGGCGCGGCGTACCTCGTCGCCGCGAACGGCGACTCGGACCCGGACCTCGTCGCCGAGTGGGTCCCCGACGAGTTCGCGGGGCGTGTAAAATCGATACGGTGA
- a CDS encoding bifunctional 4-hydroxy-2-oxoglutarate aldolase/2-dehydro-3-deoxy-phosphogluconate aldolase: MVTLDVHENMQRLADSGVVAVMRGADADTIIDVADALNEGGVTAYEITADNPDAMDLISEVSASFSDREAIVGAGTVLDAPTANAAIQAGAEFVVGPNFDEGVVETCNRYGTLVAPGIMTPTEAVDAYSAGADLVKVFPASSLGPGHLKSMKGPLPQIPMMPTGGVGLDNAADYIEAGAVVVGAGGALMDDEAIENGDFEVITEMAREFSEIIDGARDE; encoded by the coding sequence ATGGTCACGCTCGACGTACACGAGAACATGCAACGACTCGCCGACAGTGGTGTCGTCGCGGTGATGCGCGGCGCAGACGCCGACACCATCATCGACGTCGCCGACGCCCTCAACGAAGGTGGTGTCACCGCCTACGAGATTACGGCCGACAACCCCGACGCGATGGACCTCATCAGCGAGGTGTCGGCGTCGTTCTCGGACCGTGAGGCTATCGTCGGTGCAGGGACCGTCCTCGACGCGCCGACGGCCAACGCGGCGATTCAGGCCGGGGCGGAGTTCGTCGTCGGCCCGAACTTCGACGAGGGCGTCGTCGAGACGTGCAATCGGTACGGCACGCTCGTCGCGCCGGGTATCATGACTCCGACAGAGGCCGTCGACGCCTACTCGGCCGGTGCCGACCTCGTGAAGGTCTTCCCCGCCTCGTCGCTCGGGCCGGGCCACCTCAAGAGCATGAAGGGCCCACTTCCGCAGATTCCGATGATGCCGACTGGTGGCGTCGGCCTCGACAACGCCGCCGACTACATCGAGGCGGGAGCAGTCGTCGTCGGTGCGGGCGGCGCACTCATGGACGACGAGGCCATCGAGAACGGCGACTTCGAAGTCATCACCGAGATGGCCCGCGAGTTCTCCGAGATTATCGACGGCGCGAGAGACGAGTAA
- a CDS encoding S1C family serine protease: MSTHLDFEGLYRDVIPSVVSVYVGGRRRPGGAGSAFVYDDQHLVTNEHVSRLADRDSKRVELRFADGSWRVGDVVGADAYTDLAVVALDDLPDDAVALHLATQNPAPGRAVAALGNPLGLDGSISAGIVSGANRSLPTSNGFAIPDVVQTDAPINPGNSGGPLVGITSDGDGPPYEVVGVNRAKQGDNIGFAVSPVIASRILPDLVADGYYRHSYLRARTLDVTPTIAEVNGLDAPRGVLVVGSASSDGGDAVLRGCTDKAVFRGWEIPVGGDVVVAIEGNPVRTHEELMRYLITETRPGEPVAIDVLREGDPMTLVVELDERPSATRDNRDGGSQIPIE, encoded by the coding sequence ATGTCCACTCACCTCGATTTCGAAGGACTGTACCGCGACGTCATCCCGTCGGTCGTCTCCGTCTACGTCGGCGGGCGACGTCGCCCCGGCGGTGCCGGCAGTGCGTTCGTCTACGACGACCAGCACCTCGTGACGAACGAGCACGTCTCCAGACTCGCCGACCGCGACTCGAAGCGCGTCGAACTCCGGTTCGCCGACGGGTCGTGGCGCGTGGGCGACGTCGTCGGTGCCGACGCGTACACGGACCTCGCCGTCGTCGCCCTCGACGACCTGCCCGACGACGCCGTAGCACTCCACCTCGCGACACAAAACCCGGCCCCGGGCCGTGCAGTCGCCGCCCTCGGGAACCCACTCGGTCTCGACGGGTCGATATCCGCCGGCATCGTCTCCGGAGCGAACCGGTCGCTCCCCACCTCGAACGGGTTCGCTATCCCCGATGTCGTCCAGACTGACGCACCAATCAACCCCGGAAACTCCGGTGGTCCACTCGTCGGGATTACGAGCGACGGCGACGGCCCACCCTACGAAGTCGTCGGCGTCAACCGGGCGAAGCAGGGCGACAACATCGGATTCGCCGTCTCACCAGTCATCGCGAGTCGCATCCTCCCTGACCTCGTCGCCGATGGCTACTATCGCCACTCGTATCTCAGGGCGCGGACCCTCGACGTGACGCCTACTATCGCAGAGGTAAACGGCCTCGACGCGCCTCGTGGCGTCCTAGTCGTCGGGTCTGCCTCCAGCGATGGCGGTGACGCCGTTCTCCGTGGATGCACCGACAAGGCGGTGTTCCGTGGCTGGGAGATTCCCGTCGGCGGCGACGTCGTCGTCGCCATCGAAGGGAACCCGGTCCGGACACACGAGGAGTTGATGCGCTACCTCATCACCGAGACTCGGCCCGGCGAACCCGTCGCAATCGACGTCCTCCGCGAAGGCGACCCGATGACGCTCGTCGTCGAACTCGACGAACGGCCGTCTGCGACCCGAGACAACCGGGACGGTGGGAGCCAAATCCCCATCGAGTGA
- a CDS encoding universal stress protein produces the protein MYDSVLVPTDGSARSLAAARRAIDIADTYDATIRVLSVIDSSDLGLWTAADVPVERVQASLRDAAEMAVEEIASLADDAGLPCETAVRIGVPHREILDYAEEVGADLVVMATHGRTGLEHAILGSTTERVVRLSEVPVLTVRE, from the coding sequence ATGTATGATTCAGTCCTCGTCCCTACCGATGGGAGCGCCCGTTCTCTCGCCGCCGCCCGCCGTGCTATCGACATCGCCGACACCTACGACGCGACGATTCGCGTCTTGTCTGTCATCGACTCCAGTGACCTCGGTCTCTGGACCGCCGCCGACGTGCCGGTCGAACGAGTTCAGGCGAGTCTTCGCGACGCCGCAGAGATGGCCGTCGAAGAAATCGCGTCGCTCGCCGACGACGCCGGCCTCCCCTGTGAAACAGCGGTCCGAATCGGCGTCCCACACCGTGAGATACTCGACTACGCCGAGGAAGTCGGTGCCGACCTCGTCGTGATGGCGACACACGGTCGGACCGGCCTCGAACACGCGATTTTGGGGAGTACGACCGAACGAGTCGTTCGACTCTCCGAGGTTCCGGTGTTGACCGTTCGCGAGTAG
- a CDS encoding b(o/a)3-type cytochrome-c oxidase subunit 1: protein MATASGPARTFVERFPSEAGVIKANLLVSFVALGIGAFFGLIQALHRTDILRVIDSADYYTMLTGHGVLLAIVFTIFFLTGFFHWATARSLDQPAVSTLYSWAWFGLMTTGTVLATIAILGGLVPNLGISADVLFTFYAPLQAHPIFYIGLAMFIVGTWLAGADWFLSYRAWRSDNKGERIPLQMFMVLTTMIMWYLATLGVAVSVVFFLIPWSLGLIPSVNPLLTRTLFWYFGHPIVYFWLMPAYMMWYTILPKLSGGRLFSDPLARVVFLLFLLLSTPVGIHHQYLDPGIAEGFKFIAMTNTMFLLLPSLLTAFTAVASMEHGARQRGGEGYLRWLGALPWRDPAFTGMALAGILFAAGGFSGMINAGMNINYLIHNTLWVPGHFHLTVGTAVALTMMAGSYWLVPQLTGTKLYSRPIGLLQVIMWFIGMVFMSNAMHRAGLAGIPRRTAEPQYQNFEFLTPIGSIFELRVQIALGGTLLFLSVVLFLFNMLLTSLGEKSDRPVDEYLPEPLSGPEGSPRVLDNLGLWTGIAVVLVILAYTLPLAGIIQNGGGLFGGGLPIPATVSAGLDFVTTLVTTTVNTLLEVAA from the coding sequence ATGGCGACCGCTTCTGGCCCGGCCCGGACGTTCGTCGAGAGGTTCCCTTCCGAGGCAGGTGTCATCAAGGCGAACCTCCTTGTCTCGTTCGTCGCACTCGGAATCGGGGCGTTCTTCGGCCTCATTCAGGCGCTCCACCGGACAGACATCCTTCGCGTCATCGACTCCGCGGACTACTACACGATGCTGACTGGGCACGGTGTCCTCTTGGCAATCGTGTTCACCATCTTCTTCCTCACCGGGTTCTTCCACTGGGCAACCGCCCGGAGCTTGGACCAACCGGCCGTGAGTACGCTGTACTCGTGGGCGTGGTTCGGACTGATGACGACCGGAACCGTCCTCGCCACCATCGCGATTCTCGGTGGCCTCGTCCCGAACCTTGGAATTAGCGCAGACGTGCTGTTCACGTTCTACGCCCCGCTGCAAGCCCACCCGATATTCTACATCGGGCTGGCGATGTTCATCGTCGGAACGTGGCTCGCAGGTGCCGACTGGTTCCTCTCGTACCGCGCGTGGCGGAGCGACAACAAGGGCGAGCGCATCCCGCTGCAGATGTTCATGGTCCTGACGACCATGATTATGTGGTACCTCGCGACGCTCGGTGTCGCCGTCTCGGTGGTGTTCTTCCTCATCCCGTGGTCGCTCGGACTGATTCCGAGTGTCAACCCGCTTCTCACGCGGACGCTGTTCTGGTACTTCGGGCACCCCATCGTGTACTTCTGGCTGATGCCGGCGTACATGATGTGGTACACCATCCTCCCGAAACTCTCGGGTGGTCGCCTGTTCAGTGACCCCCTCGCACGCGTGGTGTTCCTGTTGTTCCTCTTGCTTTCGACGCCGGTCGGAATTCACCACCAGTACCTCGACCCGGGTATCGCAGAGGGCTTCAAGTTCATCGCGATGACGAACACGATGTTCCTGCTGCTTCCGTCGCTGCTCACGGCGTTCACCGCCGTCGCCAGCATGGAACACGGTGCACGACAGCGTGGTGGCGAAGGCTACCTTCGCTGGCTTGGTGCACTCCCGTGGCGTGACCCTGCCTTCACCGGCATGGCCCTCGCCGGGATTCTGTTCGCCGCAGGTGGATTCTCCGGTATGATCAACGCCGGGATGAACATCAACTACCTCATCCACAACACGCTGTGGGTCCCCGGTCACTTCCACCTCACCGTCGGGACTGCCGTCGCCTTGACCATGATGGCAGGGTCCTACTGGCTGGTTCCGCAACTCACCGGGACGAAACTCTACAGCAGACCGATTGGCCTCCTGCAGGTCATCATGTGGTTTATCGGCATGGTCTTCATGTCGAACGCGATGCACCGCGCCGGCCTCGCTGGCATCCCGCGTCGGACCGCAGAACCGCAGTACCAGAACTTCGAGTTCCTGACGCCAATCGGGAGCATCTTCGAACTACGTGTGCAGATTGCCCTCGGCGGAACGCTCCTGTTCCTGTCGGTGGTGCTGTTCCTGTTCAACATGCTCCTGACCTCGCTCGGTGAGAAGTCCGACCGTCCGGTCGACGAGTACCTCCCCGAACCGCTCTCGGGTCCCGAGGGCAGTCCGCGCGTCCTCGACAACCTTGGTCTGTGGACCGGCATCGCCGTCGTCCTCGTCATCCTCGCCTACACGCTTCCGCTCGCTGGCATCATCCAGAACGGTGGCGGCCTGTTCGGCGGTGGCCTGCCCATTCCGGCTACCGTCTCGGCGGGTCTCGACTTCGTGACGACGCTGGTTACCACGACGGTCAACACCCTGCTGGAGGTGGCCGCATGA
- a CDS encoding cytochrome c oxidase subunit II: MEIHTYEKLWLALALVLIVGFIGTITYGAAGVGIEMIDDEGGTVDPATLDDHPKFGDPGVEQTGENSYDVYVVARQFVFEPGTTQPIRVPEGSTVTFYVTAADVIHGFNVVGTNANTMAIPGQVAKFTVEFDEAGEYGLVCNEYCGSGHHVMEGKLVVMEQSEFDSWYEQQQQEGSN, from the coding sequence ATGGAGATACACACGTACGAGAAACTCTGGCTGGCACTCGCACTCGTCCTCATTGTCGGGTTCATTGGAACGATTACGTACGGCGCTGCCGGCGTCGGTATCGAGATGATAGACGACGAGGGTGGAACCGTCGACCCGGCAACGCTCGACGACCACCCGAAGTTCGGCGACCCGGGCGTCGAACAGACCGGTGAGAACTCCTACGACGTGTACGTCGTCGCTCGACAGTTCGTCTTCGAACCCGGCACGACGCAACCCATCCGCGTCCCCGAAGGGAGTACCGTCACGTTCTACGTGACCGCAGCAGACGTCATCCACGGCTTCAACGTTGTGGGAACCAACGCGAACACGATGGCGATTCCCGGCCAAGTGGCTAAGTTCACCGTCGAGTTCGACGAGGCCGGTGAGTACGGTCTGGTTTGTAACGAATACTGTGGCTCAGGCCACCACGTCATGGAAGGCAAACTCGTCGTCATGGAACAGAGTGAATTCGACAGTTGGTACGAACAGCAGCAACAGGAGGGAAGTAACTGA
- a CDS encoding ba3-type terminal oxidase subunit CbaD, which yields MAVDSTAEGSAAAPVSQASGSGDVPADAATQRGSSEPPVDSIVGTADDGIVRQIGHDDFDPVGTLILVIIYMVILLSMWVFMYFIEFLGRGLTVVG from the coding sequence ATGGCCGTTGATTCGACAGCAGAGGGGAGCGCCGCGGCCCCTGTCTCACAGGCTTCAGGCTCTGGAGACGTGCCAGCAGATGCGGCGACTCAACGTGGTTCGTCAGAACCACCTGTAGATTCTATCGTCGGGACGGCCGACGACGGTATCGTACGGCAAATTGGGCACGACGATTTCGACCCAGTCGGGACACTCATTCTCGTCATCATCTACATGGTCATCCTGCTTTCGATGTGGGTGTTCATGTACTTCATCGAGTTCCTCGGTCGGGGTCTGACGGTGGTGGGGTGA
- a CDS encoding sulfite exporter TauE/SafE family protein, with product MDGGVTPPVLSANPPEAAAFLLVGLLGGAHCLGMCGPLVSVYADRLSGRAGTDSLTLFHVRQHALFNVGRALSYATIGALFALVGGLFFGAFDSLATIGNGVRATTGLLVGTAIILTGLGYVVGRSAALDRLTPAPVTRLFGRVSGWATARVDRLVGGPRILGLGAIHGLLPCPIIYPAYLYAFATGAPVRAAALLGLLGLGTIPTLFLYGTLLGTVSARRRAVLHRALGAAFLVLGYIPLSHGLMLLGVSVPHLHVPFYQPLG from the coding sequence ATGGACGGAGGGGTGACACCGCCCGTCCTTTCCGCGAACCCACCGGAGGCCGCCGCCTTTCTCCTCGTTGGCCTCCTCGGTGGCGCGCACTGTCTGGGGATGTGCGGACCACTCGTGAGCGTCTACGCCGACCGACTGAGCGGCCGTGCTGGGACGGACTCACTCACACTCTTCCACGTCCGACAGCACGCGCTCTTCAACGTCGGCCGGGCGCTTAGCTACGCCACTATCGGGGCACTCTTCGCCCTCGTCGGTGGGTTGTTCTTCGGTGCGTTCGACTCGCTCGCAACCATCGGGAATGGTGTCCGTGCGACGACGGGTCTGCTCGTCGGGACGGCAATCATCCTCACTGGCCTCGGCTACGTCGTCGGGCGTTCGGCCGCACTCGACCGACTCACGCCCGCGCCCGTGACACGGCTATTCGGCCGCGTCAGTGGGTGGGCGACGGCACGGGTCGACCGACTCGTCGGTGGCCCGCGAATCCTCGGACTCGGAGCGATTCACGGACTGCTCCCCTGTCCCATCATCTATCCAGCGTATCTGTACGCCTTCGCTACCGGTGCCCCGGTTCGGGCCGCCGCGTTGCTTGGCCTGCTGGGACTCGGGACGATACCGACGCTGTTCCTGTACGGAACGCTGCTCGGTACGGTCTCGGCGCGTCGTCGCGCAGTCCTCCACCGGGCGCTCGGAGCGGCGTTCCTCGTCCTCGGGTACATCCCGCTGTCGCACGGGCTGATGCTCCTCGGCGTCTCGGTCCCACACCTTCACGTCCCCTTCTACCAACCCTTGGGGTGA